Proteins from a genomic interval of Actinomycetota bacterium:
- a CDS encoding CoA-binding protein: MEKGRGMQGSFPRDLNRLFNPRSVAVVGASNMLGKWGFNMPMNMIGGGYRGQIYMVNPREERVLGFPAYPSLSDIGAEVDLLVVAIPARGVADVLVEAAEIGVRNAVVVSSNFGEVGEEGVRMERHLAEVANQAGITVVGPNTMGIYSKTSNLCCLGAPVFPLKGGVGFVSQSGNLGVQLMTWGYRKGVGFSRFVGSGNSANTGIADWLEYLGNDPETDTIILYIEGIKDGRRFLETARRITPHKPVIALKAGKGRQGERAVLSHSGSLAGPFELFRAAMGQAGIIEAETTEELVDLAAAFSTLPVPKGDRVGIMTLGGGWGVAAADSFDREGLELAELPQDVIDELDGFLPSFWSHRNPVDIVGNVQRGNHYRVIDALATCDEVDMLITMGTLLGRDFWVENLVKTAIRPFLNMVRHRLTMLPFFQLSLWKGFLDSLKRRGGEHNPEGSGGINPTEALKWTDTALVHRIKRLMKQEGKPIIAVAVNEGERSASFRMRNSGVFTATTPERAVRVAGKLAHYSRFLASNGR; the protein is encoded by the coding sequence ATGGAGAAAGGACGTGGCATGCAGGGCAGTTTCCCACGCGATCTCAACAGGCTGTTCAACCCGAGATCCGTGGCCGTGGTCGGCGCTTCCAATATGCTCGGCAAGTGGGGCTTCAACATGCCCATGAACATGATCGGCGGCGGCTACCGGGGCCAGATATATATGGTCAACCCCCGAGAGGAGCGCGTGCTGGGCTTTCCCGCCTATCCTTCTCTCAGTGACATCGGCGCGGAGGTGGACCTGCTGGTGGTGGCCATCCCCGCCCGCGGGGTCGCGGACGTCCTCGTGGAGGCGGCAGAGATCGGCGTGCGCAACGCCGTGGTCGTCTCCTCCAACTTTGGCGAGGTGGGGGAGGAGGGCGTGCGCATGGAGCGCCATCTGGCCGAGGTGGCCAACCAGGCCGGCATCACCGTCGTCGGCCCCAATACCATGGGCATCTACAGCAAGACCAGCAACCTCTGCTGCCTCGGGGCGCCCGTATTCCCCCTCAAAGGAGGAGTGGGTTTCGTCTCTCAGAGCGGCAACCTGGGCGTGCAGCTCATGACCTGGGGCTACCGCAAGGGCGTGGGCTTCAGCCGTTTCGTGGGCAGCGGCAACTCCGCCAACACCGGCATCGCCGACTGGCTCGAGTACCTGGGCAACGACCCGGAGACCGACACCATCATCCTCTACATCGAGGGCATCAAGGACGGCCGGCGCTTCCTTGAGACGGCCCGCCGCATCACCCCCCACAAGCCGGTCATCGCCCTCAAGGCGGGAAAGGGCCGGCAGGGCGAGCGGGCGGTGCTCTCCCACTCCGGCTCCCTTGCCGGGCCCTTCGAGCTCTTCCGGGCGGCCATGGGCCAGGCCGGGATCATCGAGGCCGAGACCACCGAGGAGCTGGTGGACCTGGCGGCGGCCTTCTCGACCCTGCCCGTGCCCAAGGGTGACCGGGTGGGCATCATGACCCTGGGGGGCGGCTGGGGCGTGGCGGCCGCCGACTCCTTCGACCGCGAGGGATTGGAGCTGGCGGAGCTTCCCCAGGACGTCATCGACGAGCTGGACGGGTTCCTGCCCTCGTTCTGGAGCCACCGCAACCCCGTTGACATCGTGGGCAACGTGCAGAGGGGCAACCACTACCGCGTCATCGATGCCCTGGCAACCTGCGACGAGGTGGACATGCTCATCACCATGGGTACCCTGCTGGGAAGGGACTTCTGGGTTGAGAACCTGGTCAAGACGGCCATCCGGCCCTTCCTCAACATGGTGCGCCACCGCCTGACCATGCTGCCGTTCTTTCAGCTCTCCCTGTGGAAGGGTTTCCTCGACTCGCTGAAGCGGCGTGGGGGAGAACACAACCCGGAGGGTTCTGGAGGGATCAACCCCACCGAGGCGTTGAAGTGGACGGACACCGCGCTGGTACACCGCATCAAGCGCCTGATGAAGCAGGAGGGAAAGCCAATCATCGCCGTAGCCGTCAACGAGGGCGAGAGGTCGGCCTCGTTCCGCATGCGCAACTCCGGCGTCTTCACCGCCACTACCCCCGAGAGGGCGGTGCGGGTGGCGGGAAAGCTCGCCCATTACTCCCGCTTCCTCGCGTCGAACGGGCGTTGA
- a CDS encoding tetratricopeptide repeat protein — protein MKKALLISLVVLLLAAALLQWGVDRTPAGTSGDDNAVFPTTSSLFDLLGGARQYLAFTFFIKTDKLHHAYYGSSTQEAELVPYFKLVALMDPNYVSAYYVAVDILAALGKREEAIAFTLQGIEANPESADLYYSLGDLYLQEKRFDDAKDAFEEAMKYEPELVSRSMMLTALAASCSAVGDEEGRRKALMAKVLYDQTRLYTEEHSYEEMKTIVTSINTTLNNVMDTGEQLPGEGGS, from the coding sequence GTGAAGAAAGCGCTGCTTATCTCGCTCGTGGTCCTATTGCTTGCGGCTGCTCTGCTGCAGTGGGGAGTGGACAGGACGCCGGCCGGGACGAGCGGGGATGATAATGCGGTCTTCCCCACCACCTCCAGCCTGTTCGATCTCCTGGGAGGAGCCAGGCAGTACCTCGCCTTCACCTTCTTCATCAAGACCGACAAGCTTCACCACGCTTACTACGGCAGCTCCACCCAGGAGGCGGAACTGGTCCCCTACTTTAAACTGGTAGCCCTCATGGATCCCAACTATGTCAGCGCTTACTACGTGGCCGTCGACATCTTAGCCGCGCTCGGGAAGAGAGAAGAGGCCATCGCCTTCACCCTGCAGGGCATAGAGGCCAACCCGGAGTCCGCGGATCTATACTACAGCCTCGGGGACCTCTACCTGCAGGAAAAGCGTTTCGATGACGCCAAGGACGCGTTCGAGGAGGCAATGAAGTACGAGCCGGAGCTGGTGAGCCGCAGCATGATGCTCACCGCCCTGGCGGCTTCCTGCTCCGCCGTGGGTGACGAGGAGGGCCGGCGCAAGGCCCTTATGGCCAAAGTCCTATACGACCAGACCCGTCTCTATACCGAGGAACACAGCTACGAAGAGATGAAGACCATCGTCACCTCGATAAACACCACTCTAAACAATGTCATGGACACCGGAGAGCAGTTGCCCGGGGAAGGGGGCAGCTGA
- a CDS encoding ABC transporter permease, with protein MRAVGAFAWSVIQDALHRKVFYAILAFTFIIILLIPLLPSAELGVQVDLLREAALGLTSVMAFLVAVILGSTIIPREREKRILYNTLSRPVHRWQYYLGKYIGIVLVVAASLALTFLVLLVFVLAKFGIFNPGLAKAFFTILLEAMVLASVAMLASVFYSPLVCVLLAGLFYVICHVKGDYLYRAMTDAANNPVTRGLAGAAYYVLPNLERLNINETIAHSERVFRVGPLELLLLFALAVAFTAIFLCLGTYLFSRRDL; from the coding sequence ATGAGGGCCGTCGGAGCTTTCGCCTGGAGCGTGATACAGGACGCGCTGCACCGCAAGGTTTTCTATGCCATCCTGGCATTCACCTTCATCATCATCCTGCTCATCCCCCTGTTGCCCAGCGCGGAGCTGGGGGTGCAAGTCGACCTCTTGCGCGAGGCGGCCCTGGGCCTCACCAGCGTCATGGCCTTCCTCGTCGCCGTCATCCTGGGTTCCACCATCATCCCGCGCGAGCGTGAAAAGCGTATCCTGTACAACACCCTTTCCAGGCCCGTTCACCGCTGGCAGTATTATTTGGGCAAATATATAGGCATCGTGCTGGTGGTAGCGGCGTCCCTGGCCCTGACCTTCCTGGTCCTGCTCGTCTTCGTGCTGGCGAAATTCGGCATCTTCAACCCCGGGCTTGCCAAGGCGTTCTTCACCATCCTGCTCGAGGCCATGGTGCTGGCCTCGGTGGCCATGCTCGCCTCGGTCTTCTACAGTCCCCTGGTCTGTGTGCTCTTAGCGGGGCTCTTCTATGTCATCTGCCACGTCAAGGGCGATTACCTCTACCGCGCCATGACCGATGCCGCTAATAACCCCGTTACGCGGGGGCTGGCGGGAGCCGCCTATTACGTCCTCCCCAACCTGGAGCGGCTGAACATCAACGAGACCATTGCCCACTCGGAGAGGGTGTTCAGGGTGGGGCCGCTGGAGCTGCTGCTGCTCTTTGCCCTCGCCGTCGCCTTTACGGCCATCTTTCTCTGCCTGGGTACATACCTGTTTTCACGGAGGGACCTGTGA
- a CDS encoding ABC transporter ATP-binding protein — translation MEAVLRIEDLRKEYPAGWRKPPRSALVDLDLEVPKGSIVGLLGPNGAGKTTTLKCVMGLIRPQSGRIWLFGREGASAAARGSIGFLPEQPYFDLYLTPRRLLSYYGRLADMDGPAIRTKTSHVLSLVGMDDEADLAMEKFSKGMLQRIGLAQALLTEPDFLILDEPSSGLDPLGKMQVRDLLASLRNGGTTILLSSHQLSEIEEVCDGVAIIHAGSNVASGSLDELLRPQDEFEIALEHPWSADGGGLPPSAAWADDSRTRLVASKEGLNPTLRALVEGGAAICEVRQRRMTLEEYFLAKVGREGWEVGS, via the coding sequence ATGGAAGCGGTACTTCGCATCGAGGACCTGCGCAAGGAGTATCCGGCCGGGTGGCGGAAGCCGCCGCGCAGCGCCTTGGTGGACCTCGACCTGGAGGTCCCGAAGGGCAGCATAGTCGGATTGCTGGGACCAAACGGTGCGGGCAAGACAACCACCCTCAAGTGCGTCATGGGCTTGATCAGGCCGCAATCCGGCAGGATCTGGCTGTTTGGACGGGAAGGAGCGAGCGCGGCAGCGCGCGGCAGCATCGGCTTCCTCCCCGAGCAGCCCTATTTCGACCTCTATCTCACCCCGCGCCGGCTGCTGTCCTATTACGGCCGCCTGGCGGACATGGATGGGCCTGCCATAAGGACCAAGACCTCCCACGTGCTCAGCCTCGTCGGCATGGACGATGAGGCAGACCTGGCCATGGAGAAGTTCTCCAAGGGGATGCTGCAGAGGATAGGGTTGGCCCAGGCCCTGCTCACCGAGCCTGACTTCCTCATCCTCGACGAACCCTCCTCCGGTCTGGACCCCCTGGGGAAGATGCAGGTGCGCGACCTGCTCGCCTCCCTCCGGAACGGCGGGACCACCATCCTGCTCAGCTCGCATCAGCTCTCGGAGATCGAGGAGGTATGCGACGGCGTGGCCATCATCCATGCGGGCAGCAACGTGGCTTCCGGGAGCCTGGACGAGCTGCTGAGGCCGCAGGACGAGTTCGAGATCGCACTCGAGCATCCCTGGTCGGCCGATGGTGGCGGGCTGCCGCCGTCGGCTGCGTGGGCGGATGACTCGCGCACCCGGCTGGTGGCGAGCAAGGAAGGCCTCAACCCCACCCTGCGGGCCCTGGTTGAGGGCGGTGCCGCGATATGCGAGGTGAGGCAGCGGCGCATGACGCTGGAGGAGTATTTCCTCGCCAAGGTGGGCAGGGAAGGCTGGGAGGTCGGGTCATGA